CCTTGACCGATTCTTTCACCCTTTTCGATGATCATTTCTTCATAGCCAAAATTTAAAAACTGGAACATGATATGCCCTTCATTGCCTTCGCTATTATAATAATCACGATCGATCACACCCACACCATTCGCTAACATTAAAAAACGTTTCAATGGGTTTGATGAGCGACTAACCAATTCTAAATACTCATTTTCAGCCATGTAGGCTTTGATTCCTGTTTTAACTAAAACTGGCTTTGGCGCAACGCCTTGTGCTTGCTGCTGCCAAATACTTGGTACAACAACTCTTTCAGCTGCTTCAAAGTCATAACCTGCAGCACCTTTTGTCGCACGCTGCGGAATCGTGATCCCTTGGTCTGAATAATCCGTAATAATTTCAAATCCTCGTTGTTTCATCAAAAATCTCCTCTACTTGTAAACTATTTCTATTTTAACATACTACACTGATTCCCTGTTTAGTTTTATAGTATCTTTACTATTCTCTTGTGCTTTTTTAATGTTTTCACATCATTTGGATTCATTTTGTTCATCAAATTGACGTTTATTCTCTTTTAACACCTCATAAAAAATAAAAACAAAAAATAACATTAGCCCAATGATACTTATTACATGAACATATTCAACTACCTGAAGGGCAGCAGGGTTATGAGTCCGATGTGCAGTAATCTGTAAAACGGTTTTAACTGGTAGGTGCGCTTGCTTTGCTAATAACCACAAAACACTCATCAATAGTAACTGATGGGTCACACTACCTTTGGTTTGTGTACTATATTTAGTGATGATCCGTGTATCCTGCGGTAAACTTTCATTCTGATAATATTCTTGATTTAAAAAGTTTCCAGTTGCGCTGATAAAACAGCTTAGCAGGAAAATTCCAAGCGGAAAAAGCGGCAGAAATAGTAACAGAAATAGCGAAAAGATAAATCCACCAAGATGGATGATTCTCGGATCGACATTAGGCAATAAACGATATAAAAATTTAATAACAATCGCTGAAGCAATGATCCCCAAAATATATGGAACATACAGATTAACAGTCAGGCGATCGATCCCTAAGCGTAGTGAAACATAGAACGTGCCAAAAAGGAGCAAAAAGT
The DNA window shown above is from Enterococcus sp. 12C11_DIV0727 and carries:
- a CDS encoding dUTP diphosphatase — protein: MKQRGFEIITDYSDQGITIPQRATKGAAGYDFEAAERVVVPSIWQQQAQGVAPKPVLVKTGIKAYMAENEYLELVSRSSNPLKRFLMLANGVGVIDRDYYNSEGNEGHIMFQFLNFGYEEMIIEKGERIGQGIFKPFLLADIDDVENERTGGFGSSGKN